The Platichthys flesus chromosome 18, fPlaFle2.1, whole genome shotgun sequence genome includes a window with the following:
- the ino80 gene encoding chromatin-remodeling ATPase INO80 isoform X1, translating to MASEQDGQLEVGAPGSSSLAKPLYLQRLERSLRLDSFLRQTATIFNRDITSEDSDDSDDVLGTGLSLDHSAQHAALTVKSEPCEQGDGLAEGKPLNGVLLQGKDPKADKTSLYNFSKLKKNRKWLKSVLLSDDTTDSDTDSDDSDFCLSREELHDMLRLHRHTRQHQSKFHTERELHQYQYYSTGLLSTHDPFYEQQRHLLGPKKKKIKDEKKFKAKLKKVKKKKKRGEVDFLDEEGRPYITKVFAKFSHDAPLPVVKKKHLTIEQLNARRRKVWLTIAKKEIPKTFKQKTSAKNLVLTNAKKLAHQCMREVRRAAIQAQKNCKETLPRARRLTKEMMLYWKKYEKVEKEHRKRAEKEALEQRKLDEEMKEAKRQQRKLNFLITQTELYAHFMSGKASLAGPGGDKAQEEILQKLDDSAGQRKIDIGGGVMVNMGQEDYDSEYYKAQALRNAKEAYQAHQKKTRMFDDEAKDSRCASLHAAVGPSSGSGFGASYSLANPSILAGEEVPQPIIFDGKLKGYQLKGMNWLANLYEQGINGILADEMGLGKTVQSIALLAHLAEKDNIWGPFLIISPASTLNNWHQEFTRFVPQFKVLPYWGNPHDRKVIRKFWSQKTLYTQNAPFHVVITSYQLVVQDVKYFQRVKWQYMVLDEAQALKSSTSVRWKILLQFQCRNRLLLTGTPIQNTMAELWALLHFIMPTLFDSHDEFNEWFSKDIESHAENKSAIDENQLSRLHMILKPFMLRRIKKDVENELSDKIEILTYCQVTSRQRLLYQALRNKISIEDLLQSSMGTAQQSHNTTSSLMNLVMQFRKVCNHPDLFERQETRSPFHMSIKPYIMSKFLYRHGLLHAHNQAKNKLLQVLLSPFSPNHIQQSLFHRKGDDKGSCFSFLRFIDVSPAEMCNLMLQGTLARWLALFLSLKAAYRLHHQRLFGLEEERQEGVSVGEGDGGSGKSRIMCLSHKDLILWLNRPTAFPNMHNSPVLQDLVFTAVTPGMVGHGDVKILNRNSTTSKILPHRPIPPPKFLLAATPRVTAVPMERYCADRSAGYEWLVTRGGGGTVFKHCFLYGSPELASDWRARANTFHPQCPGGAMAVYPRHGWSYIQIPDKESLITESGKLHTLDILLCRLKAHGHRVLIYSQMTRMIDLLEEYMVYRKHTYMRLDGSSKISERRDMVADFQSRTDIFVFLLSTRAGGLGINLTAADTVIFYDSDWNPTVDQQAMDRAHRLGQTKQVTVYRLICQGTIEERILQRAKEKSEIQRVVISGGNFKPDALKPKEVVSLLLDDDELEKKLRQRQDEKRQQEECSKVKERKRKREKYAEKHKKNEESEIKRKKEMNLVISHAPSADNSNLSADGDDSFISVEMDSAMPSPFSEISLSSELQPGSLPPDADADESSSDMLVIVDDPVSSAPQSRATNSPSSVSGSVSDNMNGVSTSDNISPGRGGRSGRSRGRPKGTGSGTKSGGKGRGRKSTAGSAAAMAGAMAGAAAASAAAYAAYGYSVSGAGLAASSPLQPSLGRSGTSPAFNPSRSSSPQAKGGTSTALSPHKQLAQSHHHSSPGAVRKGKGPGGPGAR from the exons ATGGCGTCAGAGCAGGATGGCCAGCTGGAGGTTGGGGCGCCTGGGAGCTCTAGCCTGGCCAAACCTCTCTACCTGCAACGCTTGGAACGATCCCTGAGGTTGGACAGTTTCCTCCGCCAGACCGCAACCATCTTCAACAGAGACATCACCAG TGAAGACAGTGACGACAGCGATGATGTGCTGGGGACGGGGCTGTCTCTGGACCACTCCGCTCAACATGCAGCCTTGACAGTGAAGAGTGAGCCATGTGAACAGGGGGATGGGTTGGCCGAGGGCAAGCCCCTCAATGGAGTTCTGCTGCAAGGTAAAG ACCCAAAGGCTGATAAAACGAGCCTCTACAACTTCTCCAAgctgaagaaaaacaggaaatggcTCAAG AGCGTCCTGTTGAGTGACGACACCACAGACTCGGACACCGACTCCGATGACTCTGATTTCTGTTTGTCTCGGGAGGAGCTGCATGATATGCTGAGGCTGCATCGCCACACCAGGCAGCATCAGAGCAAGTTCCACACGGAGCGGGAG CTTCACCAGTATCAGTACTACAGCACTGGGCTCCTCTCTACTCATGACCCCTTCTACGAGCAGCAGCGCCACCTTCTGGGccccaagaagaagaaaatcaaagaTGAGAAGAAATTTAAGG CCAAACTGaaaaaagtgaagaagaagaagaaacgagGAGAGGTAGACTTTCTGGATGAAGAGGGCCGACCTTACATAACCAAAGTCTTCGCCAagttttcccatgatgcaccgcTTCCCGTGGTGAAGAAGAAACATCTGACGATTGAGCAGCTGAATGCACGACGACGTAAGGTCTGGCTCACCATCGCCAAAAAGGAGATCCCCAAG ACTTTCAAGCAGAAGACTTCTGCTAAGAATCTAGTGTTGACCAATGCTAAAAAG CTGGCTCATCAGTGCATGCGAGAAGTGCGGCGTGCGGCCATCCAGGCTCAGAAGAACTGTAAGGAGACGCTGCCCCGGGCCCGGCGCCTCACCAAGGAGATGATGCTCTACTGGAAGAAATACGAGAAAGTGGAGAAGGAGCACAGGAAGAGGGCAGAGAAGGAGGCGCTGGAGCAACGCAAGCTGGACGAGGAGATGAAAGAG gcCAAGCGTCAGCAGCGCAAACTAAATTTCCTCATCACCCAGACGGAGCTGTACGCTCACTTTATGAGCGGTAAGGCCAGCCTGGCGGGTCCAGGAGGAGACAAGGCGCAGGAGGAAATTCTTCAAAAGCTGGACGACAGCGCGGGTCAGAGAAAAATAGATATCGGAGGAGGCGTAATGGTCAACATGGGACAGGAGGATTATG ATAGTGAATACTACAAGGCTCAGGCCCTGAGGAACGCCAAAGAAGCCTACCAGGCTCATCAGAAGAAA ACGCGAATGTTTGATGATGAGGCCAAAGACAGCCGCTGTGCGTCTCTGCATGCGGCCGTTGGCCCGTCCTCGGGCTCTGGTTTTGGAGCGAGCTACAGCCTTGCCAACCCATCCATCCTTGCTGGTGAAGAAGTTCCTCAGCCCATCATTTTCGATGGCAAACTCAAGGGTTACCAACTCAAAGGCATGAACTGGCTGGCAAACCTCTATGAACAG ggaaTCAATGGAATCCTGGCAGACGAGATGGGGCTGGGGAAGACGGTCCAGAGTATTGCCCTTTTGGCTCACCTAGCAGAG AAAGACAACATCTGGGGTCCATTTCTTATCATCTCTCCTGCGTCCACGCTCAACAACTGGCATCAGGAGTTCACCCGCTTCGTGCCCCAATTCAAG GTGCTGCCATACTGGGGAAACCCTCATGATCGCAAGGTGATTCGGAAATTCTGGAGCCAG AAAACCCTTTATACACAAAATGCACCATTCCACGTGGTTATCACGAGCTACCAGCTGGTGGTCCAGGACGTCAAATACTTCCAGAGGGTCAAATGGCAGTACATGGTCCTGGATGAGGCCCAGGCACTGAAAAGCAGCACCAG CGTTCGGTGGAAAATCCTCCTGCAGTTCCAGTGTCGAAACCGACTCCTGCTCACCGGGACGCCCATCCAGAACACCATGGCCGAG CTGTGGGCGCTGCTTCACTTCATCATGCCCACGCTGTTCGATTCCCACGATGAGTTTAACGAGTGGTTCTCCAAGGACATCGAGAGCCACGCTGAGAACAAGTCGGCCATCGACGAGA ACCAACTTTCCAGACTGCACATGATCCTCAAGCCTTTCATGCTGCGCAGGATCAAGAAGGACGTGGAAAACGAGCTCTCGGACAAG ATTGAGATCCTGACCTACTGCCAGGTGACGTCCCGCCAGAGGCTCCTCTACCAGGCTCTGAGGAACAAGATCTCCATCGAGGACCTGCTGCAGTCCTCCATGGGCACGGCCCAGCAGTCTCACAACACCACCTCGTCCCTCATGAACCTGGTCATGCAGTTCAGGAAG gTGTGTAATCACCCCGACTTGTTTGAGCGCCAAGAGACTCGCTCGCCTTTCCACATGTCCATCAAACCCTACATCATGTCAAAGTTCCTCTACCGCCACGGCCTCCTCCATGCACACAACCAGGCCAAGAACAA ATTACTGCAAGTGCTGTTGTCCCCCTTCTCTCCAAACCACATCCAGCAGTCTCTCTTCCACAGAAAAG GTGATGACAAAGGAAGTTGTTTTTCCTTCCTGCGCTTCATCGACGTGTCACCTGCTGAGATGTGCAACCTTATGCTGCAAGGCACCTTAGCGAG ATGGTTAGCCCTTTTTCTGTCCCTGAAAGCTGCCTACCGGCTCCACCATCAACGCCTGTTCGGCCTTGAAGAAGAGAGGCAGGAGGGAGTCAGCGTTGGCGAGGGGGACGGAGGCAGTGGAAAGTCCAGGATTATGTGTCTGTCTCACAAGGACCTGATTCTGTGGCTGAACAGACCCACCGCCTTCCCCAACATGCACAACAGTCCCGTCCTCCAG gATCTGGTGTTCACAGCAGTCACGCCCGGCATGGTGGGACACGGTGATGTGAAAATCCTTAACAGAAATTCTACCACTTCCAAGATCCTGCCCCACCGGCCCATACCACCACCGAAGTTCCTGCTCGCCGCAACACCCAGG GTGACGGCAGTTCCCATGGAGCGTTATTGTGCAGACCGCAGTGCTGGGTACGAGTGGCTGGTGACACGCGGTGGGGGGGGCACGGTCTTCAAACACTGCTTCCTCTACGGCTCCCCCGAACTCGCGTCGGACTGGCGTGCGAGGGCCAATACCTTCCACCCACAATGCCCTGGGGGTGCGATGGCAGTTTACCCTCGCCACGGATGGTCCTACATTCAGATACCTG aTAAGGAGAGTCTGATCACAGAAAGTGGAAAGCTCCACACCTTGGATATCCTGTTGTGTCGGCTAAAAGCGCATGGACACCGAGTCCTCATCTACTCCCAAATGACACGCATGATTGACCTGCTGGAG gaGTACATGGTTTATCGAAAGCACACCTACATGCGCCTCGACGGATCCTCCAAGATTTCCGAGCGCAGAGACATGGTGGCTGACTTCCAGAGTCG GACGGATATCTTTGTGTTCCTCCTGAGTACGAGGGCCGGGGGGCTCGGCATCAACTTGACTGCCGCCGACACC gttATCTTCTACGACAGTGACTGGAACCCCACAGTGGACCAACAGGCCATGGACAGGGCTCACAGGCTGGGTCAGACCAAGCAGGTGACCGTCTACCGCCTCATCTGCCAGGGCACCATCGAGGAGCGGATCCTGCAGCGAGCCAAGGAGAAGAGCGAG ATCCAAAGGGTGGTGATTTCTGGAGGAAACTTTAAACCAGACGCACTCAAACCCAAGGAGGTGGTGAGCCTGCTGCTGGACGATGACGAGCTGGAGAAGAAAT tgcGGCAGAGACAGGACGagaagaggcagcaggaggagtgCAGCAAGGTGAAGGAGcgcaagaggaagagggagaagtaCGCCGAGAAG CATAAGAAGAACGAGGAGTCGGAGatcaagaggaagaaggagatgaaCCTCGTCATCTCCCACGCACCCTCGGCCGACAACTCCAACCTCTCTGCGGACGGAGACGACTCCTTCATCAGCGTGGAGATGGACTCGGCCATGCCCAGTCCCTTCAGTGAG ATCTCCCTGAGCAGCGAGCTGCAGCCTGGCTCGTTGCCGCCGGACGCCGACGCGGACGAGAGCAGCAGCGACATGCTGGTCATCGTGGACGACCCGGTGTCTTCTGCGCCGCAGTCACGCGCCACCAACTCCCCCTCCTCCGTGTCTGGATCAGTCTCGGACAACATGAATG
- the ino80 gene encoding chromatin-remodeling ATPase INO80 isoform X2 yields MASEQDGQLEVGAPGSSSLAKPLYLQRLERSLRLDSFLRQTATIFNRDITSEDSDDSDDVLGTGLSLDHSAQHAALTVKSEPCEQGDGLAEGKPLNGVLLQDPKADKTSLYNFSKLKKNRKWLKSVLLSDDTTDSDTDSDDSDFCLSREELHDMLRLHRHTRQHQSKFHTERELHQYQYYSTGLLSTHDPFYEQQRHLLGPKKKKIKDEKKFKAKLKKVKKKKKRGEVDFLDEEGRPYITKVFAKFSHDAPLPVVKKKHLTIEQLNARRRKVWLTIAKKEIPKTFKQKTSAKNLVLTNAKKLAHQCMREVRRAAIQAQKNCKETLPRARRLTKEMMLYWKKYEKVEKEHRKRAEKEALEQRKLDEEMKEAKRQQRKLNFLITQTELYAHFMSGKASLAGPGGDKAQEEILQKLDDSAGQRKIDIGGGVMVNMGQEDYDSEYYKAQALRNAKEAYQAHQKKTRMFDDEAKDSRCASLHAAVGPSSGSGFGASYSLANPSILAGEEVPQPIIFDGKLKGYQLKGMNWLANLYEQGINGILADEMGLGKTVQSIALLAHLAEKDNIWGPFLIISPASTLNNWHQEFTRFVPQFKVLPYWGNPHDRKVIRKFWSQKTLYTQNAPFHVVITSYQLVVQDVKYFQRVKWQYMVLDEAQALKSSTSVRWKILLQFQCRNRLLLTGTPIQNTMAELWALLHFIMPTLFDSHDEFNEWFSKDIESHAENKSAIDENQLSRLHMILKPFMLRRIKKDVENELSDKIEILTYCQVTSRQRLLYQALRNKISIEDLLQSSMGTAQQSHNTTSSLMNLVMQFRKVCNHPDLFERQETRSPFHMSIKPYIMSKFLYRHGLLHAHNQAKNKLLQVLLSPFSPNHIQQSLFHRKGDDKGSCFSFLRFIDVSPAEMCNLMLQGTLARWLALFLSLKAAYRLHHQRLFGLEEERQEGVSVGEGDGGSGKSRIMCLSHKDLILWLNRPTAFPNMHNSPVLQDLVFTAVTPGMVGHGDVKILNRNSTTSKILPHRPIPPPKFLLAATPRVTAVPMERYCADRSAGYEWLVTRGGGGTVFKHCFLYGSPELASDWRARANTFHPQCPGGAMAVYPRHGWSYIQIPDKESLITESGKLHTLDILLCRLKAHGHRVLIYSQMTRMIDLLEEYMVYRKHTYMRLDGSSKISERRDMVADFQSRTDIFVFLLSTRAGGLGINLTAADTVIFYDSDWNPTVDQQAMDRAHRLGQTKQVTVYRLICQGTIEERILQRAKEKSEIQRVVISGGNFKPDALKPKEVVSLLLDDDELEKKLRQRQDEKRQQEECSKVKERKRKREKYAEKHKKNEESEIKRKKEMNLVISHAPSADNSNLSADGDDSFISVEMDSAMPSPFSEISLSSELQPGSLPPDADADESSSDMLVIVDDPVSSAPQSRATNSPSSVSGSVSDNMNGVSTSDNISPGRGGRSGRSRGRPKGTGSGTKSGGKGRGRKSTAGSAAAMAGAMAGAAAASAAAYAAYGYSVSGAGLAASSPLQPSLGRSGTSPAFNPSRSSSPQAKGGTSTALSPHKQLAQSHHHSSPGAVRKGKGPGGPGAR; encoded by the exons ATGGCGTCAGAGCAGGATGGCCAGCTGGAGGTTGGGGCGCCTGGGAGCTCTAGCCTGGCCAAACCTCTCTACCTGCAACGCTTGGAACGATCCCTGAGGTTGGACAGTTTCCTCCGCCAGACCGCAACCATCTTCAACAGAGACATCACCAG TGAAGACAGTGACGACAGCGATGATGTGCTGGGGACGGGGCTGTCTCTGGACCACTCCGCTCAACATGCAGCCTTGACAGTGAAGAGTGAGCCATGTGAACAGGGGGATGGGTTGGCCGAGGGCAAGCCCCTCAATGGAGTTCTGCTGCAAG ACCCAAAGGCTGATAAAACGAGCCTCTACAACTTCTCCAAgctgaagaaaaacaggaaatggcTCAAG AGCGTCCTGTTGAGTGACGACACCACAGACTCGGACACCGACTCCGATGACTCTGATTTCTGTTTGTCTCGGGAGGAGCTGCATGATATGCTGAGGCTGCATCGCCACACCAGGCAGCATCAGAGCAAGTTCCACACGGAGCGGGAG CTTCACCAGTATCAGTACTACAGCACTGGGCTCCTCTCTACTCATGACCCCTTCTACGAGCAGCAGCGCCACCTTCTGGGccccaagaagaagaaaatcaaagaTGAGAAGAAATTTAAGG CCAAACTGaaaaaagtgaagaagaagaagaaacgagGAGAGGTAGACTTTCTGGATGAAGAGGGCCGACCTTACATAACCAAAGTCTTCGCCAagttttcccatgatgcaccgcTTCCCGTGGTGAAGAAGAAACATCTGACGATTGAGCAGCTGAATGCACGACGACGTAAGGTCTGGCTCACCATCGCCAAAAAGGAGATCCCCAAG ACTTTCAAGCAGAAGACTTCTGCTAAGAATCTAGTGTTGACCAATGCTAAAAAG CTGGCTCATCAGTGCATGCGAGAAGTGCGGCGTGCGGCCATCCAGGCTCAGAAGAACTGTAAGGAGACGCTGCCCCGGGCCCGGCGCCTCACCAAGGAGATGATGCTCTACTGGAAGAAATACGAGAAAGTGGAGAAGGAGCACAGGAAGAGGGCAGAGAAGGAGGCGCTGGAGCAACGCAAGCTGGACGAGGAGATGAAAGAG gcCAAGCGTCAGCAGCGCAAACTAAATTTCCTCATCACCCAGACGGAGCTGTACGCTCACTTTATGAGCGGTAAGGCCAGCCTGGCGGGTCCAGGAGGAGACAAGGCGCAGGAGGAAATTCTTCAAAAGCTGGACGACAGCGCGGGTCAGAGAAAAATAGATATCGGAGGAGGCGTAATGGTCAACATGGGACAGGAGGATTATG ATAGTGAATACTACAAGGCTCAGGCCCTGAGGAACGCCAAAGAAGCCTACCAGGCTCATCAGAAGAAA ACGCGAATGTTTGATGATGAGGCCAAAGACAGCCGCTGTGCGTCTCTGCATGCGGCCGTTGGCCCGTCCTCGGGCTCTGGTTTTGGAGCGAGCTACAGCCTTGCCAACCCATCCATCCTTGCTGGTGAAGAAGTTCCTCAGCCCATCATTTTCGATGGCAAACTCAAGGGTTACCAACTCAAAGGCATGAACTGGCTGGCAAACCTCTATGAACAG ggaaTCAATGGAATCCTGGCAGACGAGATGGGGCTGGGGAAGACGGTCCAGAGTATTGCCCTTTTGGCTCACCTAGCAGAG AAAGACAACATCTGGGGTCCATTTCTTATCATCTCTCCTGCGTCCACGCTCAACAACTGGCATCAGGAGTTCACCCGCTTCGTGCCCCAATTCAAG GTGCTGCCATACTGGGGAAACCCTCATGATCGCAAGGTGATTCGGAAATTCTGGAGCCAG AAAACCCTTTATACACAAAATGCACCATTCCACGTGGTTATCACGAGCTACCAGCTGGTGGTCCAGGACGTCAAATACTTCCAGAGGGTCAAATGGCAGTACATGGTCCTGGATGAGGCCCAGGCACTGAAAAGCAGCACCAG CGTTCGGTGGAAAATCCTCCTGCAGTTCCAGTGTCGAAACCGACTCCTGCTCACCGGGACGCCCATCCAGAACACCATGGCCGAG CTGTGGGCGCTGCTTCACTTCATCATGCCCACGCTGTTCGATTCCCACGATGAGTTTAACGAGTGGTTCTCCAAGGACATCGAGAGCCACGCTGAGAACAAGTCGGCCATCGACGAGA ACCAACTTTCCAGACTGCACATGATCCTCAAGCCTTTCATGCTGCGCAGGATCAAGAAGGACGTGGAAAACGAGCTCTCGGACAAG ATTGAGATCCTGACCTACTGCCAGGTGACGTCCCGCCAGAGGCTCCTCTACCAGGCTCTGAGGAACAAGATCTCCATCGAGGACCTGCTGCAGTCCTCCATGGGCACGGCCCAGCAGTCTCACAACACCACCTCGTCCCTCATGAACCTGGTCATGCAGTTCAGGAAG gTGTGTAATCACCCCGACTTGTTTGAGCGCCAAGAGACTCGCTCGCCTTTCCACATGTCCATCAAACCCTACATCATGTCAAAGTTCCTCTACCGCCACGGCCTCCTCCATGCACACAACCAGGCCAAGAACAA ATTACTGCAAGTGCTGTTGTCCCCCTTCTCTCCAAACCACATCCAGCAGTCTCTCTTCCACAGAAAAG GTGATGACAAAGGAAGTTGTTTTTCCTTCCTGCGCTTCATCGACGTGTCACCTGCTGAGATGTGCAACCTTATGCTGCAAGGCACCTTAGCGAG ATGGTTAGCCCTTTTTCTGTCCCTGAAAGCTGCCTACCGGCTCCACCATCAACGCCTGTTCGGCCTTGAAGAAGAGAGGCAGGAGGGAGTCAGCGTTGGCGAGGGGGACGGAGGCAGTGGAAAGTCCAGGATTATGTGTCTGTCTCACAAGGACCTGATTCTGTGGCTGAACAGACCCACCGCCTTCCCCAACATGCACAACAGTCCCGTCCTCCAG gATCTGGTGTTCACAGCAGTCACGCCCGGCATGGTGGGACACGGTGATGTGAAAATCCTTAACAGAAATTCTACCACTTCCAAGATCCTGCCCCACCGGCCCATACCACCACCGAAGTTCCTGCTCGCCGCAACACCCAGG GTGACGGCAGTTCCCATGGAGCGTTATTGTGCAGACCGCAGTGCTGGGTACGAGTGGCTGGTGACACGCGGTGGGGGGGGCACGGTCTTCAAACACTGCTTCCTCTACGGCTCCCCCGAACTCGCGTCGGACTGGCGTGCGAGGGCCAATACCTTCCACCCACAATGCCCTGGGGGTGCGATGGCAGTTTACCCTCGCCACGGATGGTCCTACATTCAGATACCTG aTAAGGAGAGTCTGATCACAGAAAGTGGAAAGCTCCACACCTTGGATATCCTGTTGTGTCGGCTAAAAGCGCATGGACACCGAGTCCTCATCTACTCCCAAATGACACGCATGATTGACCTGCTGGAG gaGTACATGGTTTATCGAAAGCACACCTACATGCGCCTCGACGGATCCTCCAAGATTTCCGAGCGCAGAGACATGGTGGCTGACTTCCAGAGTCG GACGGATATCTTTGTGTTCCTCCTGAGTACGAGGGCCGGGGGGCTCGGCATCAACTTGACTGCCGCCGACACC gttATCTTCTACGACAGTGACTGGAACCCCACAGTGGACCAACAGGCCATGGACAGGGCTCACAGGCTGGGTCAGACCAAGCAGGTGACCGTCTACCGCCTCATCTGCCAGGGCACCATCGAGGAGCGGATCCTGCAGCGAGCCAAGGAGAAGAGCGAG ATCCAAAGGGTGGTGATTTCTGGAGGAAACTTTAAACCAGACGCACTCAAACCCAAGGAGGTGGTGAGCCTGCTGCTGGACGATGACGAGCTGGAGAAGAAAT tgcGGCAGAGACAGGACGagaagaggcagcaggaggagtgCAGCAAGGTGAAGGAGcgcaagaggaagagggagaagtaCGCCGAGAAG CATAAGAAGAACGAGGAGTCGGAGatcaagaggaagaaggagatgaaCCTCGTCATCTCCCACGCACCCTCGGCCGACAACTCCAACCTCTCTGCGGACGGAGACGACTCCTTCATCAGCGTGGAGATGGACTCGGCCATGCCCAGTCCCTTCAGTGAG ATCTCCCTGAGCAGCGAGCTGCAGCCTGGCTCGTTGCCGCCGGACGCCGACGCGGACGAGAGCAGCAGCGACATGCTGGTCATCGTGGACGACCCGGTGTCTTCTGCGCCGCAGTCACGCGCCACCAACTCCCCCTCCTCCGTGTCTGGATCAGTCTCGGACAACATGAATG